From the genome of Streptomyces sp. NBC_01116, one region includes:
- a CDS encoding potassium/proton antiporter has protein sequence MAAVRISSRSGLPSLLLYLGIGIALGQDGIFDVKFDNAELTQVFGYAALVVILAEGGLGAKWKEVKPVLPAAAVISTVGVAISVGITAAAAHYLVGLDWRQALIIGAVVSSTDAAAVFSVLRRVPLPPRITGVLEAESGFNDAPVVIMVVAFSAVGPVEHWYVLVAEIAMELVIGAAIGIAVGWLGSLGLRHVALPASGLYPIAVMAIAVSAYAAGAMAHGSGFLAVYLAAMILGNSKLPHWPATRGFADGLGWLAQIGMFVLLGLLVTPHDLVDDFWPAIVVGLVLTMVARPLSVFLSLAPFRLPAREKVLMSWAGLRGAVPIVLATIPMVSGVEGSTRIFNIVFVLVIVYTLIQGPTLPWVANKLNIADDPAEAADLGIESAPLERLRGHLLSVAIPTKSKMHGVEVGELRLPAGAAVTLVVREDKSFVPSPATVLRRGDELLVVATDPVRDRAEERLRAVGEGGKLAGWLGTDRSPASGAPGMAGPHGASAIPQSMKLAKKLGGAAASAGTGANGSGRGPGKGSGRGRGSANGSTGGSGTRTST, from the coding sequence GTGGCGGCGGTACGGATCTCCTCGCGCAGCGGGCTCCCCAGCCTGCTCCTGTATCTCGGCATCGGGATCGCCCTGGGGCAGGACGGCATCTTCGACGTCAAGTTCGACAACGCCGAGCTGACGCAGGTGTTCGGCTATGCCGCCCTGGTCGTCATCCTGGCCGAGGGCGGGCTCGGAGCGAAGTGGAAAGAGGTCAAACCCGTCCTGCCCGCGGCCGCGGTGATCTCGACCGTCGGCGTCGCCATCAGCGTGGGCATCACCGCGGCCGCCGCGCACTACCTGGTCGGCCTGGACTGGCGCCAGGCCCTCATCATCGGCGCGGTCGTCTCCTCGACCGACGCGGCCGCCGTCTTCTCCGTGCTGCGCAGAGTGCCTCTGCCGCCCCGGATCACCGGGGTCCTGGAGGCCGAGTCGGGCTTCAACGACGCCCCGGTCGTCATCATGGTCGTCGCGTTCTCCGCGGTCGGCCCGGTCGAGCACTGGTACGTCCTGGTCGCGGAGATCGCCATGGAGCTGGTCATCGGCGCCGCGATCGGCATCGCGGTGGGCTGGCTGGGCTCCCTGGGGCTGCGGCACGTGGCGCTGCCCGCCTCCGGCCTCTACCCGATCGCCGTGATGGCCATCGCCGTCTCCGCGTACGCGGCGGGCGCCATGGCCCACGGCAGCGGGTTCCTCGCCGTCTACCTGGCCGCGATGATCCTCGGCAACTCCAAGCTGCCGCACTGGCCCGCCACCCGGGGCTTCGCCGACGGGCTCGGCTGGCTGGCCCAGATCGGGATGTTCGTGCTGCTCGGCCTGCTGGTCACCCCGCACGACCTGGTCGACGACTTCTGGCCCGCCATCGTCGTGGGCCTGGTGCTGACGATGGTGGCGCGGCCGCTGTCGGTCTTCCTGAGCCTCGCGCCGTTCCGGCTGCCGGCCCGCGAGAAGGTCCTGATGTCGTGGGCCGGGCTGCGCGGAGCGGTGCCCATCGTCCTGGCGACCATTCCGATGGTGTCCGGGGTGGAGGGCAGTACGAGAATCTTCAACATCGTGTTCGTCCTGGTCATCGTCTACACCCTGATCCAGGGCCCGACGCTGCCGTGGGTCGCGAACAAGCTGAACATCGCCGACGATCCGGCCGAGGCCGCCGACCTGGGCATCGAGTCGGCCCCGCTGGAGCGGCTGCGCGGCCACCTGCTGTCGGTCGCCATCCCCACGAAGTCCAAGATGCACGGCGTCGAGGTCGGCGAACTCCGGCTCCCGGCCGGTGCCGCGGTCACGCTGGTGGTCCGCGAGGACAAGAGCTTCGTGCCGTCCCCGGCGACCGTGCTGCGGCGCGGGGACGAACTGCTGGTGGTGGCCACCGATCCGGTACGCGACCGGGCGGAGGAACGGCTGCGGGCGGTCGGCGAGGGCGGCAAGCTGGCCGGCTGGCTGGGCACGGACAGGTCCCCCGCCTCCGGCGCACCCGGCATGGCGGGACCCCACGGCGCTTCCGCCATCCCGCAGTCGATGAAGCTGGCCAAGAAGCTCGGCGGTGCCGCCGCCAGTGCCGGTACAGGCGCCAACGGAAGTGGACGTGGACCTGGAAAGGGAAGTGGACGCGGACGCGGAAGCGCGAACGGGAGCACCGGCGGCAGCGGCACGAGGACCAGCACCTGA
- a CDS encoding MFS transporter, with amino-acid sequence MAPTVSDRPGYGQLLRTPGAWTFLLPGFAARQPFAMLTIGIVLLVQHTTGSYGSAGAVAAVSGVAMALFAPQSGKLADRFGQRAVLLPGVLLHAVSVSALTVLALADAPLWALFVAAVPTGASIPQIGPMVRARWAAMLGATRDRPASPLMSTAAAFESVTDEFTFVLGPVIATALCTGVHPAAGLITEAALTLVGGLFFAAQRATQPAPRDAATAAEPHASALSVPGVRVLAVTFLGIGAVFGGMQVSLTAFSEEIGHPGVNGVLYGIFAAGNMLAGIACGAIAWKSSPRRRLIVGYVALTLTASGLWAVHSVPLLAGLGLLVGLCIAPALISGYTLVDALVPATARTEAFTWLTGAVALGQAAAVTVAGQLADAHGASTGFLVPLAGTTLALMTLLALRSRLTPKSPGRTVARGIGHREPVTVD; translated from the coding sequence GTGGCACCCACGGTCTCCGACCGCCCCGGATACGGGCAACTGCTGCGCACCCCCGGTGCGTGGACCTTCCTCCTCCCGGGCTTCGCCGCACGGCAGCCCTTCGCGATGCTCACCATCGGCATCGTCCTCCTCGTGCAGCACACGACCGGCTCGTACGGCAGCGCGGGCGCCGTCGCGGCGGTCTCCGGCGTCGCCATGGCGCTGTTCGCCCCGCAGAGCGGCAAGCTCGCCGACCGTTTCGGCCAGCGCGCGGTCCTGCTCCCCGGGGTCCTTCTCCACGCCGTCTCCGTGAGCGCGCTGACCGTGCTGGCGCTGGCGGACGCGCCCCTGTGGGCACTGTTCGTCGCCGCCGTGCCGACCGGCGCCTCGATCCCGCAGATCGGCCCCATGGTGCGGGCCCGCTGGGCGGCGATGCTGGGGGCGACCCGCGACCGGCCCGCCTCTCCGCTGATGTCCACCGCGGCCGCGTTCGAGTCGGTGACGGACGAGTTCACTTTCGTGCTCGGCCCGGTGATCGCCACCGCGCTGTGCACCGGCGTGCACCCGGCGGCCGGACTGATCACGGAAGCCGCCCTGACCCTGGTCGGCGGCCTGTTCTTCGCCGCGCAGCGCGCCACCCAGCCCGCCCCGCGCGACGCGGCCACCGCGGCCGAACCGCACGCCTCGGCGCTCTCCGTGCCGGGTGTGCGCGTCCTGGCCGTCACCTTCCTGGGCATCGGCGCGGTCTTCGGCGGCATGCAGGTCTCGCTGACCGCGTTCTCCGAGGAGATCGGCCACCCCGGGGTGAACGGTGTCCTCTACGGGATCTTCGCGGCGGGCAACATGCTGGCCGGCATCGCCTGCGGCGCCATCGCCTGGAAGAGCAGCCCGCGCCGCCGGCTGATCGTCGGGTACGTGGCGCTGACCCTGACCGCGTCCGGCCTGTGGGCCGTGCACTCGGTGCCGCTGCTGGCCGGGCTCGGTCTGCTGGTCGGCCTCTGCATCGCTCCGGCGCTGATCAGCGGCTACACCCTGGTCGACGCGCTGGTGCCCGCCACCGCCCGCACCGAGGCCTTCACCTGGCTGACGGGCGCCGTGGCACTCGGACAGGCGGCGGCCGTGACCGTGGCGGGGCAACTCGCCGACGCCCATGGCGCGAGCACCGGTTTCCTGGTTCCCCTGGCCGGAACGACGCTGGCCCTGATGACCCTGCTGGCCCTGCGTTCGCGGCTGACGCCGAAGTCCCCGGGACGCACCGTGGCACGTGGGATCGGTCACCGCGAGCCGGTCACGGTGGACTGA
- a CDS encoding FmdB family zinc ribbon protein, which translates to MPTYQYQCTECGEGLEAVQKFTDDALTVCPSCDGRLKKVFSAVGIVFKGSGFYRNDSRGSSSSSTAASTGAKSSDSASSSSSGSDTKASASSSSSSSASSSSSSASAPASSSGTSAA; encoded by the coding sequence GTGCCGACCTATCAGTACCAGTGCACCGAGTGCGGCGAGGGCCTCGAGGCGGTGCAGAAGTTCACCGATGATGCCCTGACCGTGTGCCCGAGCTGCGACGGACGCCTCAAGAAGGTGTTCTCCGCGGTCGGCATCGTCTTCAAGGGTTCCGGTTTCTACCGGAACGACAGCCGCGGCTCCTCGTCGAGCAGCACGGCTGCGTCGACGGGGGCGAAGTCGTCCGACTCCGCGTCGTCCTCGTCGTCGGGTTCGGACACGAAGGCGAGCGCTTCGTCGTCGTCCTCTTCGTCCGCCTCCTCCTCGTCGTCGTCGGCCTCCGCGCCGGCCTCGTCGAGCGGTACGTCGGCCGCCTGA
- a CDS encoding S-methyl-5'-thioadenosine phosphorylase, translating into MANALDETGTGTGMAGSAEIGVIGGSGFYSFLEDVTEVAVDTPYGKPSDSVFLGELGGRRVAFLPRHGRGHHLPPHRINYRANLWALRSVGVRQVLGPCAVGGLRPEYGPGTLLVPDQLVDRTKARVQTFYDGETRADGTVPNVVHLGFADPYCPEGRKAALAAAHGRGWEPVDGGTLVVVEGPRFSTRAESRWHAAMGWSVVGMTGHPEAVLARELGLCYTTMTLVTDLDAGAEAGEGVSHEEVLQVFAANVDRLRSVLFDAVAGLPRTENRNCTCAHALDGIDTGIALP; encoded by the coding sequence ATGGCGAACGCACTTGACGAAACGGGCACCGGTACGGGTATGGCGGGTTCCGCGGAGATCGGGGTCATCGGCGGCTCGGGCTTCTACTCCTTCCTGGAGGACGTCACCGAGGTCGCGGTGGACACCCCTTACGGGAAGCCGAGCGACTCGGTCTTCCTCGGCGAGCTCGGCGGCCGGCGGGTGGCCTTCCTGCCCCGCCACGGACGCGGCCACCACCTGCCGCCGCACCGCATCAACTACCGGGCCAACCTGTGGGCACTGCGCTCCGTCGGGGTCCGGCAGGTGCTCGGCCCGTGCGCGGTGGGCGGACTGCGCCCGGAGTACGGGCCGGGCACCCTGCTCGTCCCCGACCAGCTGGTGGACCGCACCAAGGCCCGTGTGCAGACCTTCTACGACGGTGAGACCCGGGCCGACGGGACCGTGCCGAACGTCGTCCATCTGGGCTTCGCCGACCCGTACTGCCCCGAGGGGCGCAAGGCCGCGCTCGCCGCGGCTCACGGCCGCGGCTGGGAGCCGGTGGACGGCGGAACCCTGGTGGTGGTCGAGGGCCCCCGCTTCTCGACCCGTGCGGAATCGCGCTGGCACGCGGCGATGGGCTGGTCCGTCGTGGGCATGACCGGACACCCCGAAGCCGTCCTCGCCCGTGAGCTGGGGCTCTGCTACACCACGATGACCCTGGTGACCGACCTGGACGCGGGGGCCGAGGCGGGCGAGGGCGTCTCGCACGAGGAGGTCCTCCAGGTGTTCGCGGCCAACGTGGACCGGCTGCGCTCGGTGCTGTTCGACGCGGTGGCCGGGCTGCCGAGGACCGAGAACCGCAACTGCACGTGCGCCCACGCCCTGGACGGGATCGACACGGGGATCGCCCTGCCGTAA
- a CDS encoding MscL family protein, translating into MSEKKVSLLEGFKVFLTRGNVIDLAVAVVIGAAFTNIVNAVVKGVINPLVGAFGTQDLDGYRSCLRGPCTTDPRTGKTDGIEILWGSVLSAALSFLITAAVVYFLMVLPMAKYLARRAAAQAAKEGVQETLEVSELEVLKEIRDALVAQRSGGTPDSRPVSGEGRGGTGGAGGATAGPREDR; encoded by the coding sequence GTGAGCGAGAAGAAGGTCAGTCTGCTGGAGGGCTTCAAGGTCTTCCTGACGCGCGGCAATGTGATCGACCTCGCGGTGGCTGTCGTCATCGGCGCCGCGTTCACCAACATCGTGAACGCTGTCGTCAAGGGCGTCATCAACCCCCTGGTCGGTGCGTTCGGCACCCAGGACCTGGACGGCTACCGCTCCTGCCTCCGGGGCCCCTGCACCACGGACCCGAGGACCGGGAAGACGGACGGCATCGAGATCCTGTGGGGCTCGGTGCTCAGCGCCGCCCTCAGTTTCCTGATCACCGCTGCTGTCGTGTACTTCCTGATGGTGCTGCCCATGGCCAAGTACCTGGCGAGGCGGGCGGCGGCGCAGGCCGCCAAGGAAGGCGTGCAGGAGACGCTGGAGGTGAGCGAGCTGGAGGTGCTGAAGGAGATCCGCGACGCCCTCGTGGCGCAGCGCTCCGGTGGCACGCCCGACTCCCGGCCGGTCTCGGGCGAGGGCCGCGGGGGAACGGGCGGGGCGGGCGGGGCGACTGCCGGCCCGCGCGAGGACCGGTAG
- a CDS encoding ubiquinol-cytochrome c reductase iron-sulfur subunit yields the protein MSVTEQQPGAEHPAGGDPREALQDRIAADSLTTRRDYLRIVTTVSGGLAVGGIGVAAGMLHRHGDGEEGRAPEAKRVAGGLQPGESIAFRYPGEEDRAVAVRLDDGTLVGYSAVCTHLACAVLWRKDRGTEGELYCPCHEGVFDARSGEVTAGPPPRGLPKVVVIEQDDGSIWAVGTTRSGESIEAGLCRQLGGDRPDLASRIGCPDIGNGAEAPPRAAGETSATAKNPGRRA from the coding sequence ATGAGCGTCACCGAACAGCAGCCGGGTGCCGAGCACCCCGCCGGGGGAGACCCGCGCGAGGCGCTCCAGGACCGGATCGCCGCCGACTCCCTGACCACCCGGCGCGACTACCTCCGGATCGTCACCACCGTCTCCGGCGGTCTCGCCGTCGGCGGCATCGGGGTGGCCGCGGGCATGCTCCACCGCCACGGCGACGGCGAGGAGGGCAGGGCCCCCGAGGCGAAGCGCGTCGCCGGGGGACTCCAGCCCGGCGAGTCGATCGCCTTCCGCTACCCGGGCGAGGAGGACCGGGCCGTCGCCGTCCGCCTCGACGACGGCACTCTCGTCGGCTACTCCGCCGTCTGCACCCACCTCGCCTGCGCCGTGCTCTGGCGCAAGGACCGGGGAACGGAGGGCGAGCTGTACTGCCCCTGCCACGAAGGAGTCTTCGACGCCCGGTCCGGCGAGGTCACGGCGGGGCCGCCGCCGCGCGGGCTGCCCAAGGTCGTGGTCATCGAGCAGGACGACGGCAGTATCTGGGCCGTGGGGACCACCCGCTCCGGCGAGAGCATCGAGGCGGGCCTCTGCCGCCAGCTCGGCGGCGACCGCCCCGACCTCGCGTCCCGCATCGGCTGCCCCGACATCGGCAACGGAGCCGAAGCCCCGCCCCGGGCCGCCGGCGAGACCTCCGCCACCGCAAAGAACCCGGGCAGGCGGGCATGA
- a CDS encoding 4Fe-4S dicluster domain-containing protein: MMGRTIFIDPGRCIGCQACVSACRECDSHRGKSMIHLDYTDEGHSVASLPTVCMHCEDPVAPCAEVCPADAILVTADGVVQQADTTRCIGCSNCVNACPFGVPKIDLQAKLQMKCNLCYDRTAYGLAPMCATVCPTGALFYGTVEELQAERPGVQVADTFVFGETEVRTGVAMVVPAERVQWPVPGGLPVVEINGKDVRR, from the coding sequence ATGATGGGCAGAACGATCTTCATCGACCCGGGGCGCTGCATCGGCTGCCAGGCCTGTGTCTCCGCCTGCCGCGAATGCGACTCCCACCGCGGCAAATCGATGATCCACCTCGACTACACCGACGAGGGCCACTCCGTCGCCTCCCTCCCCACCGTCTGCATGCACTGCGAGGACCCGGTCGCCCCGTGCGCCGAGGTCTGTCCCGCCGACGCGATCCTGGTGACCGCGGACGGCGTGGTGCAGCAGGCCGACACCACCCGCTGCATCGGCTGCTCCAACTGCGTCAACGCCTGCCCCTTCGGCGTACCGAAGATCGACCTCCAGGCGAAACTGCAGATGAAGTGCAACCTCTGCTACGACCGCACCGCCTACGGGCTCGCCCCCATGTGCGCCACGGTCTGCCCGACCGGAGCCCTCTTCTACGGAACCGTCGAGGAGCTCCAGGCGGAGCGCCCCGGCGTCCAGGTCGCCGACACCTTCGTCTTCGGCGAGACCGAGGTCCGCACCGGCGTGGCGATGGTCGTCCCCGCCGAACGGGTCCAGTGGCCGGTCCCCGGCGGGCTTCCCGTCGTCGAGATCAACGGGAAGGACGTCCGTCGATGA
- a CDS encoding molybdopterin oxidoreductase family protein — translation MTADPRAAADRRTFIPLDPSLAPPGTRAFRDAGGIPADQWHADQNGETLVPTHCCFCGVQCGMYLRVDRGGKVFGVEPRNHDINRMRLCPKGINAYQQVNHPDRLTAPLMRRSRDEEFREVSWEEALDFTVSEIKRIQQTHGNDAFGLLGGASLFSEKTYLVGKFARVALKTRHVDYNGRLCMVSAAGANKLAFGIDRAGNPFSDILLTDCLLIAGSNVGECFPVMTQYVWGARDRGASLIVIDPRETAIARTADIHVALKPGTDSAFFTSVLHVVIEEGLTDENYLAAHATGWEEVKAKAAEYPPSRAAAICGIPAEQIVQVARTFARAPRAMAWHARGIEHHSQGVENCLTVINLCTATGHIGKPGAGYGTITGQGNGQGGREHGQKSDLLPGGRSIMNEEHRRQICEIWGIEESELPAAGTSMMEMVWQMQRREIRGLIGICNNPFVSLPNYQVVKEGYDTTEFHAQFDFFLSETAANAHVVFPVTTWAEDEGVMANAEARVVKHNKAQDPPPGVRTDTWAMCELARRLGAGDKFDFPDSRSVFDELRVASAGTVNDYYGITYERLEETGGIAWPCPTTDHPGTPRLFEDGKTYHPDGKIHLQVVEWHPPMDPYDDEHPMSLTTGRTVAHFLSGNQTRRLGALVEQTPRPWAEVHPSHGFRNGEPVRVVTRRGSEVFPALVTEAIRPDTVFIPYHWPVPTAANALTIDALDPRSKIPEYKVCACRIEHAERIDEVPAPPVAPGHVAYPETQVSRTDPLPPTAPQGRGTSERS, via the coding sequence GTGACCGCGGATCCGCGAGCTGCTGCCGACCGCCGCACGTTCATCCCCCTGGACCCCTCCCTCGCACCTCCCGGAACCCGAGCCTTCCGGGACGCGGGCGGCATCCCGGCCGACCAGTGGCACGCCGACCAGAACGGCGAGACGCTCGTGCCGACCCACTGCTGCTTCTGCGGCGTCCAGTGCGGGATGTATCTGCGCGTGGACCGCGGCGGCAAGGTCTTCGGTGTCGAACCCCGCAACCACGACATCAACCGGATGCGGCTCTGCCCCAAGGGCATCAACGCCTACCAGCAGGTCAACCACCCCGACCGGCTGACCGCCCCGCTCATGCGCCGCTCCCGCGACGAGGAGTTCCGCGAGGTCTCCTGGGAGGAGGCGCTCGACTTCACCGTCTCCGAGATCAAGCGCATCCAGCAGACCCACGGCAACGACGCCTTCGGGCTCCTCGGCGGGGCCAGTCTGTTCTCCGAGAAGACCTATCTGGTGGGCAAGTTCGCCCGGGTCGCGCTCAAGACCCGGCACGTCGACTACAACGGCCGCCTCTGCATGGTCAGCGCGGCGGGCGCCAACAAGCTGGCCTTCGGCATCGACCGGGCCGGCAACCCCTTCTCCGACATCCTGCTCACCGACTGCCTGCTCATCGCGGGCTCCAACGTCGGCGAGTGCTTCCCCGTGATGACCCAGTACGTCTGGGGCGCCCGCGACCGGGGGGCCAGCCTCATCGTCATCGACCCGCGCGAGACCGCCATCGCCCGGACCGCCGACATCCACGTCGCCCTCAAGCCCGGCACCGACTCCGCGTTCTTCACCTCCGTCCTGCACGTCGTCATCGAGGAAGGGCTCACCGACGAGAACTACCTCGCCGCCCACGCCACCGGCTGGGAGGAGGTCAAGGCCAAGGCCGCCGAATACCCGCCCTCCCGCGCCGCCGCGATCTGCGGCATCCCCGCCGAGCAGATCGTCCAGGTCGCCCGGACCTTCGCCCGCGCGCCCAGGGCCATGGCCTGGCACGCCCGGGGCATCGAGCACCACTCGCAGGGCGTCGAGAACTGCCTCACCGTGATCAACCTCTGCACCGCCACCGGCCACATCGGCAAACCCGGCGCCGGCTACGGCACCATCACCGGCCAGGGCAACGGGCAGGGCGGCCGCGAGCACGGCCAGAAGTCCGACCTCCTCCCCGGCGGACGCTCCATCATGAACGAGGAGCACCGCCGCCAGATCTGCGAGATCTGGGGCATCGAGGAGTCCGAACTCCCGGCCGCCGGGACCTCCATGATGGAAATGGTCTGGCAGATGCAGCGCCGCGAGATCCGCGGCCTGATCGGCATCTGCAACAACCCCTTCGTCTCCCTGCCCAACTACCAGGTGGTCAAGGAGGGGTACGACACCACCGAGTTCCACGCGCAATTCGACTTCTTCCTCTCCGAGACCGCCGCCAACGCCCATGTCGTCTTCCCCGTCACCACCTGGGCCGAGGACGAGGGAGTGATGGCCAACGCGGAAGCCCGCGTGGTCAAGCACAACAAGGCCCAGGACCCGCCGCCCGGCGTCCGCACCGACACCTGGGCGATGTGCGAACTCGCCCGACGGCTCGGCGCCGGCGACAAATTCGACTTCCCCGACTCCCGGTCGGTCTTCGACGAGCTGCGCGTCGCCTCCGCCGGCACCGTCAACGACTACTACGGCATCACCTACGAACGCCTGGAGGAGACCGGCGGCATCGCCTGGCCCTGCCCCACCACCGATCACCCCGGCACCCCCCGCCTCTTCGAGGACGGGAAGACCTACCACCCCGACGGCAAGATCCACCTCCAGGTCGTCGAATGGCACCCGCCGATGGACCCGTACGACGACGAGCACCCCATGTCGCTCACCACCGGCCGCACCGTCGCCCACTTCCTCTCCGGCAACCAGACCCGCAGGCTCGGCGCCCTCGTCGAACAGACCCCGCGCCCCTGGGCCGAGGTCCACCCCTCGCACGGCTTCCGCAACGGCGAGCCCGTCCGCGTCGTCACCCGGCGCGGCAGCGAGGTCTTCCCCGCCCTGGTCACCGAGGCGATCCGTCCCGACACCGTGTTCATCCCGTACCACTGGCCGGTGCCCACCGCGGCCAACGCCCTCACCATCGACGCCCTCGACCCCCGGTCCAAGATCCCCGAGTACAAGGTGTGCGCCTGCCGCATCGAGCACGCCGAGCGGATCGACGAGGTCCCCGCCCCGCCGGTCGCTCCCGGCCATGTCGCCTACCCGGAGACCCAGGTCTCCCGTACCGACCCGCTGCCTCCCACGGCCCCCCAGGGCCGTGGCACCTCGGAGAGGAGCTGA
- a CDS encoding MFS transporter: MTEPSEANAAAEPHDPGDLAATPPAATGPRSVTTRATLAGAVVSALLILAIVLGSRMLRNFDSALLPYAVATVFLAFGVAYRYTVWISAPGARRLFRQGWRSLFSLDNFRSAPTALPKMIATYLGFQKFLGARSHARWAAHQLIFWGCILAALITFPLTWGWFTFTSGSGSGPGYEMRIWGFKILGFDSLNVLGWLMFHGLDIAAVLVIPGASYFLWRRMKDRGAATGQRFAYDLVPLIALIVISVTGLLLTFSSIFLNGGGYQFLAILHMASVVFTLIYIPFGKFFHIVQRPAAVGMQLFKYTGRKDDEVFVCRRCEEPIDTGPYVENLRGTMRDLRLDFDSWAEYCPRCKRVLRGSAYLSHVKKGFK; the protein is encoded by the coding sequence GTGACCGAGCCCTCAGAAGCCAACGCAGCAGCCGAGCCCCACGACCCCGGCGACCTCGCGGCCACGCCTCCCGCCGCTACCGGCCCCCGGTCCGTCACCACCCGGGCCACGCTCGCCGGAGCGGTCGTCTCCGCCCTGCTGATCCTCGCGATCGTGCTCGGCAGCCGTATGCTCCGCAACTTCGACTCGGCCCTCCTCCCCTACGCCGTGGCCACGGTCTTCCTCGCCTTCGGCGTCGCCTACCGGTACACCGTCTGGATCTCCGCCCCCGGCGCCCGACGCCTCTTCAGACAGGGCTGGCGCAGCCTCTTCTCCCTGGACAACTTCCGCAGCGCACCCACCGCCCTGCCGAAGATGATCGCCACCTATCTGGGCTTCCAGAAGTTCCTCGGCGCCCGCAGCCACGCCCGCTGGGCCGCCCACCAGCTGATCTTCTGGGGCTGCATCCTCGCGGCCCTGATCACCTTCCCGCTCACCTGGGGCTGGTTCACCTTCACCTCCGGCAGCGGATCGGGACCCGGCTACGAGATGCGGATCTGGGGCTTCAAGATCCTCGGATTCGACTCGCTCAACGTGCTCGGCTGGCTGATGTTCCACGGCCTGGACATCGCCGCCGTCCTCGTCATCCCCGGCGCCTCGTACTTCCTGTGGCGCCGCATGAAGGACCGCGGCGCCGCCACCGGACAGCGCTTCGCCTACGACCTGGTGCCGCTGATCGCGCTCATCGTCATCTCCGTCACGGGGCTGCTGCTCACCTTCTCCTCGATCTTCCTGAACGGTGGCGGCTACCAGTTCCTCGCGATCCTGCACATGGCGTCGGTGGTGTTCACGCTCATCTACATCCCGTTCGGCAAGTTCTTCCACATCGTCCAGCGACCGGCCGCGGTCGGCATGCAGCTGTTCAAATACACCGGCCGCAAGGACGACGAGGTGTTCGTCTGCCGCCGCTGCGAGGAACCCATCGACACCGGCCCCTACGTCGAGAACCTGCGCGGCACCATGCGCGACCTCCGGCTCGACTTCGACTCCTGGGCCGAATACTGCCCGCGCTGCAAGCGGGTGCTGCGCGGCAGCGCCTACCTCTCCCATGTGAAGAAGGGCTTCAAGTGA
- a CDS encoding P1 family peptidase: MIPIDPADPTDSVNLVAPEAGAPEPAPLLDALTDVAGVRVGHAEVAGAGALSGTTVVLAPEGGAVAAVDVRGGGPGTRETDALDPRNLVQRVDAVVLTGGSAFGLDAASGVVAWLEEQGRGVRVGAGPTQVVPVVPAAALFDLGRGGDWRARPDASTGRAAVEAAAATGPGEPVAEGGVGAGAGAVAGQLKGGIGTASTRLASGVTVAALVAVNAAGSVVDPRTGVLFGEYGAGDPPTRPPAEVHAAAERRLAREREAAEAAGGGAPPFNTTIAVVATDADLTRAQAQKLAGTAHDGLARAVRPVHLLTDGDTVFTLATGQARVPSGDPAPVNEILAAGADVLARAVVKAVRAARSTEGPGGGLLSYTELYGG, translated from the coding sequence ATGATCCCCATAGACCCTGCGGACCCCACGGACTCCGTGAACCTCGTCGCCCCCGAGGCCGGAGCCCCGGAGCCAGCGCCCTTGCTGGACGCGCTGACCGATGTGGCCGGGGTGCGTGTCGGGCACGCCGAGGTCGCCGGTGCGGGCGCGTTGAGCGGCACGACCGTCGTCCTGGCGCCCGAGGGCGGGGCCGTGGCCGCCGTGGATGTACGGGGCGGCGGTCCGGGCACGCGGGAGACGGACGCGCTGGACCCGCGCAATCTGGTGCAGCGGGTCGACGCCGTCGTCCTCACGGGCGGCAGCGCGTTCGGGCTGGACGCCGCGTCCGGGGTGGTGGCCTGGCTGGAGGAGCAGGGTCGGGGCGTCCGGGTCGGCGCCGGGCCGACCCAGGTGGTGCCGGTCGTTCCGGCCGCCGCCCTCTTCGATCTCGGCCGGGGCGGCGACTGGCGGGCCCGCCCCGACGCGTCGACCGGCCGCGCGGCGGTGGAGGCCGCGGCGGCCACCGGGCCCGGGGAGCCCGTGGCCGAGGGCGGCGTGGGCGCGGGCGCCGGCGCGGTGGCCGGGCAGCTCAAGGGCGGCATCGGCACGGCGAGCACCCGCCTCGCCTCCGGGGTCACGGTGGCCGCCCTCGTCGCGGTGAACGCGGCGGGCTCGGTGGTCGATCCCCGCACCGGGGTGCTGTTCGGGGAGTACGGAGCCGGGGACCCGCCCACCCGCCCTCCGGCCGAGGTCCACGCGGCGGCGGAGCGGCGTCTCGCGCGGGAGCGGGAGGCGGCGGAGGCGGCCGGAGGCGGGGCCCCGCCGTTCAACACGACGATCGCGGTCGTCGCCACGGACGCGGACCTGACCCGGGCGCAGGCCCAGAAGCTGGCGGGCACCGCACACGACGGACTGGCCCGCGCGGTACGCCCCGTCCATCTGCTGACCGACGGGGACACCGTGTTCACGCTGGCCACCGGGCAGGCGCGGGTGCCGTCCGGGGACCCGGCCCCCGTCAACGAGATCCTGGCGGCGGGCGCCGACGTCCTGGCGCGGGCCGTCGTGAAGGCCGTGCGCGCGGCCCGGAGCACCGAGGGGCCGGGCGGCGGGCTCCTCTCGTACACGGAGCTGTACGGCGGCTAG